Proteins from a single region of Fischerella sp. PCC 9605:
- a CDS encoding DUF6014 family protein, whose protein sequence is MTQIVLIDKEVTNEKELTIASNIIWKLEKNQLTDAILLFDKLTDSKKFPKDWIQATEYALRTEDWAALSESFIRKEFIGSEGYFLIIAPHKLCREQGETVELSALLGKVIPINSMPFKQVEEQAINVFGRLLQPITEVIPCICLCSCNHFNYENSEAFIVPESWAIPGSLEGPIINNMTQHRKRFHQLVQKNIPSIFEPETANLLLDSLADEAVGLQRQHIEYQYHDAGHATGLGIRRKVQDNLLLTYWCAAIEEWRADSVEFDLAHRTLPIEEVGKLIAANFCLRFGIDAQRWGGSDFDSHATSCLLTLEYLFSSGALCIKQGQLALRNPNYQSLAKAVEIQRAEAVCLTQEELSLEHLTGIVGLYQSIKVHKSTKEIFREFVILPCQ, encoded by the coding sequence ATGACTCAAATAGTATTGATTGACAAAGAAGTCACTAATGAGAAAGAACTCACTATCGCTAGTAATATTATTTGGAAGCTTGAGAAAAATCAATTGACCGATGCTATATTACTGTTTGACAAACTTACAGATAGCAAGAAGTTTCCTAAGGATTGGATTCAAGCAACAGAATATGCCTTGAGGACCGAAGATTGGGCTGCATTATCTGAAAGTTTTATTAGGAAAGAGTTTATCGGATCAGAGGGCTACTTTCTGATCATTGCTCCCCATAAACTTTGTCGGGAACAAGGAGAGACTGTTGAGTTAAGTGCTCTTTTAGGTAAGGTGATACCTATAAATTCAATGCCATTCAAGCAAGTGGAAGAGCAAGCAATCAACGTCTTTGGGAGACTGTTACAACCAATTACAGAAGTAATTCCATGTATATGTCTTTGCTCTTGTAACCACTTTAATTATGAAAATAGTGAAGCCTTCATTGTACCAGAATCATGGGCGATTCCTGGCAGTTTGGAAGGACCAATCATTAACAACATGACGCAACACCGAAAGCGATTTCATCAGCTTGTTCAAAAAAACATTCCTTCTATTTTTGAGCCTGAAACAGCTAACCTCCTATTGGATTCTCTAGCAGATGAAGCTGTAGGTTTACAGCGTCAACACATTGAGTACCAGTACCATGATGCTGGTCATGCAACAGGTTTAGGAATTAGACGTAAAGTACAAGATAACTTGTTGCTTACCTACTGGTGTGCTGCTATCGAGGAATGGAGAGCGGATAGTGTAGAGTTCGATTTAGCACACCGGACACTGCCAATAGAAGAAGTCGGAAAGCTCATAGCTGCAAACTTTTGCCTCCGTTTTGGTATAGATGCTCAACGCTGGGGTGGTAGTGATTTTGATTCTCATGCAACATCCTGTTTGCTGACTCTAGAGTATCTTTTTAGCAGTGGAGCCTTGTGCATTAAACAAGGTCAGCTCGCTCTGCGCAACCCAAATTATCAAAGTTTAGCTAAAGCAGTAGAAATACAGCGTGCAGAAGCTGTCTGTCTGACACAAGAAGAGTTATCTCTTGAACACCTTACAGGGATTGTTGGTCTTTATCAGTCAATTAAAGTGCATAAATCCACTAAAGAGATTTTTCGGGAGTTCGTAATTTTACCCTGTCAATAA
- a CDS encoding DUF6190 family protein has product MARNQTELIDSSLFLGMHSVNEEIRISCKNYFVGRLQKTIGMSLEHVGGCDNIIWLYPRELQDAYYPFMDTLHTIMKMNRLPYEDNDIKIALADSQLQALPMYDRLLIALAKSRKEVVYTVNKQLLSKGNLPVCNPQFSHEKSFPDFLEHLYQTSLQLRIPNSQLTSDYYSNPNR; this is encoded by the coding sequence ATGGCTAGAAATCAAACAGAATTGATTGATTCATCACTATTTTTAGGAATGCACAGTGTCAACGAAGAAATTAGAATCTCATGTAAAAATTACTTTGTAGGAAGGCTGCAGAAAACAATAGGCATGAGCTTAGAACATGTTGGGGGCTGTGACAATATCATCTGGTTGTATCCAAGGGAATTACAAGATGCTTACTACCCCTTCATGGATACATTGCATACAATTATGAAGATGAACAGGCTTCCGTATGAAGACAATGACATTAAAATAGCTCTGGCTGACTCACAATTACAAGCTTTACCTATGTACGATAGGTTACTGATTGCACTTGCAAAAAGTCGCAAGGAGGTTGTTTATACAGTGAATAAACAGCTCCTTAGCAAAGGTAATTTACCAGTTTGTAATCCGCAATTTTCTCATGAAAAAAGTTTTCCTGATTTCTTGGAACATTTGTATCAAACATCCTTACAACTAAGAATACCAAACAGCCAACTTACGAGTGATTACTACAGCAATCCTAACAGATGA
- a CDS encoding Rieske (2Fe-2S) protein translates to MASELTSIKADYSSEKFSVKLKDQEYLIPVACPHRGGKMYCGFINEKKGTIACPLHFSKFDIASGKVLAGPACASLEVIEILNNK, encoded by the coding sequence TTGGCTTCTGAGTTGACCTCTATCAAAGCAGATTATAGTTCAGAAAAATTTTCCGTAAAACTTAAAGACCAAGAGTATCTTATTCCTGTAGCTTGCCCCCATCGCGGAGGTAAAATGTACTGTGGCTTTATTAATGAAAAAAAAGGAACTATAGCCTGTCCTTTACATTTCTCCAAATTTGATATTGCCTCAGGCAAAGTCTTAGCAGGGCCTGCATGTGCCTCCCTTGAGGTTATCGAAATACTAAACAATAAATGA
- a CDS encoding FG-GAP-like repeat-containing protein has protein sequence MTFNRTDYPANQAPFGIVAADMDGDGDQDLVVANSQRDPSSVNPDTGNQISVLRNNGNGTFTAPVSLTTGIGPSVRAGDLDGDGDIDLVTANSTDDTVSILRNDGRGNFAAPVNFVTGDRPSGSFEYQTPSISNFIKIS, from the coding sequence ATGACTTTCAATCGTACAGATTATCCAGCCAACCAGGCTCCCTTCGGTATAGTGGCTGCTGATATGGATGGGGATGGAGATCAGGATTTAGTTGTGGCAAACTCCCAAAGAGATCCAAGCAGTGTCAATCCTGATACTGGCAATCAAATTTCGGTACTTCGCAACAATGGGAATGGAACCTTCACTGCACCCGTCAGCCTTACAACTGGTATAGGGCCTTCAGTCAGGGCTGGCGATTTGGACGGTGATGGCGACATTGATTTGGTAACTGCCAATTCTACAGACGACACAGTTTCGATTCTTCGTAACGATGGTCGTGGGAATTTCGCCGCACCTGTCAACTTTGTCACAGGAGATAGACCTTCTGGAAGCTTTGAATACCAAACACCATCAATCAGTAACTTCATAAAAATTTCATGA
- a CDS encoding RNA recognition motif domain-containing protein produces the protein MSIYVGNLSYEITEDSLNAVFAEYGSVKRIQLPTDRETGRLRGFGFVEMDTDAEETAAIEALDGAEWMERDLKVNKAKPKENRSSFGGGRGSYGGSRNRY, from the coding sequence ATGTCAATTTATGTAGGCAATCTTTCTTATGAAATTACAGAAGATAGTCTGAATGCCGTTTTTGCAGAATATGGTTCTGTAAAGCGAATTCAACTACCTACTGACCGTGAAACAGGTCGTTTACGCGGTTTTGGTTTTGTGGAAATGGATACGGATGCGGAAGAAACAGCTGCAATTGAAGCACTTGATGGTGCTGAGTGGATGGAACGTGACCTGAAAGTTAATAAGGCTAAACCTAAAGAAAATAGGAGTTCTTTTGGGGGTGGACGGGGAAGCTACGGCGGCTCCCGTAATCGCTACTAA
- a CDS encoding glutathione S-transferase family protein encodes MQIPKLKLISHNLCPYVQRAVIVLLEKDISYQREYIELSNKPAWFLQISPLGKVPVLLVDDEVLFESAVICEYLDEITSGSLHPADSFTKAKHRSWIEFGSSILNSIAGFYNAKEQNLFEAKTQEITQKFQTLEVQLLQGPFFGGKNFSLVDAVYGPIFRYFTVFEQYKDFGFFSQTPKVMTWRLRLLERSSVVNAVLPNYPQLLHEFLLNRGSFLSQIIQAV; translated from the coding sequence ATGCAAATTCCGAAATTGAAGTTAATCAGCCACAACCTTTGCCCCTATGTTCAGCGAGCGGTGATTGTGTTGCTGGAAAAAGACATTTCTTATCAAAGGGAGTACATCGAGCTTTCAAACAAACCTGCTTGGTTTTTGCAAATTTCACCCCTGGGTAAAGTTCCTGTTCTGCTAGTTGATGATGAAGTATTGTTCGAGTCCGCCGTTATTTGTGAATATCTGGATGAGATTACCTCCGGTTCTCTTCATCCCGCCGATTCGTTCACAAAAGCTAAACACCGTTCTTGGATTGAGTTTGGCTCTAGCATTCTCAATAGCATTGCTGGTTTTTATAACGCAAAGGAACAGAACCTGTTTGAAGCCAAGACACAAGAAATAACTCAAAAGTTTCAAACCTTAGAGGTGCAATTGCTGCAAGGCCCCTTTTTCGGCGGCAAAAATTTTTCACTGGTTGATGCTGTTTATGGACCAATTTTCAGGTACTTCACTGTATTTGAGCAGTACAAAGACTTTGGCTTCTTTTCACAAACTCCTAAAGTTATGACTTGGCGTCTGAGATTACTGGAGCGTTCGTCTGTTGTTAATGCAGTGTTGCCAAACTATCCCCAGCTTTTACATGAGTTCTTGTTAAACAGAGGTTCTTTCCTTTCACAAATTATTCAAGCAGTGTAA
- a CDS encoding 50S ribosomal protein L11 methyltransferase, which translates to MTLNLSLARNYEPEDVWLPFSESILEWDRDFYQLMLNDEIRMIAYKNAIQQVVKPGMVVLDLGTGTGILGLWALQAGAKYLYAIDLNSEILSIAIQTFEQGNFTGRYEVFNGISYDINLPTRVDLIISEIMGNIGDNEDFIPILTDARHRFLKKEGRMLPSRVYSKLVPVSSLKAHQQVQSKNAKRINANYSIENILQRFAIKSPFSIYYDVIIPHTSYLSTPQVAKEFKLDGNDQPVYEIALTFTVEVDGIFTGFKGSFVANLSDSVTLDISGCDIASRTTSDSWKHCYLPVEIPVEVKLGDEIYLLYSRSYPKYRDSLFRQCYKWSGTIKRQGHVINVFHQSMEGGE; encoded by the coding sequence ATGACACTCAATCTTAGTTTAGCTCGCAATTACGAACCAGAAGATGTCTGGTTGCCTTTTTCCGAGAGCATCCTGGAGTGGGATAGAGATTTTTATCAATTAATGCTAAATGATGAAATCAGAATGATTGCTTATAAAAATGCAATTCAGCAAGTGGTTAAGCCTGGAATGGTTGTTTTGGATCTTGGTACTGGAACAGGAATTTTAGGATTATGGGCTTTGCAAGCAGGTGCAAAATATCTATACGCTATTGATCTAAATTCCGAAATACTTTCTATTGCAATCCAAACATTTGAGCAAGGAAATTTCACTGGAAGATATGAGGTTTTTAACGGTATTTCCTATGATATCAATCTCCCAACACGGGTAGATCTGATTATTTCTGAAATTATGGGAAATATTGGGGACAATGAAGATTTTATACCAATTTTAACAGACGCGCGCCACCGCTTTCTTAAGAAAGAAGGAAGAATGTTGCCGTCTAGAGTATACAGTAAGTTAGTACCAGTAAGCTCTCTCAAAGCTCACCAACAAGTCCAATCAAAAAATGCCAAAAGAATAAATGCAAACTACAGCATAGAAAACATTTTACAAAGATTTGCAATTAAGAGTCCGTTTAGCATTTACTATGATGTGATTATTCCACATACAAGTTACCTCAGTACCCCCCAGGTAGCCAAAGAATTCAAATTAGATGGGAATGATCAACCTGTTTACGAAATCGCTCTCACTTTCACTGTAGAAGTAGATGGTATTTTTACTGGATTCAAAGGAAGTTTTGTTGCCAATCTTTCGGACTCAGTTACTTTAGATATATCAGGATGTGATATTGCATCTCGTACCACTTCCGACAGTTGGAAACACTGCTATTTACCAGTGGAAATTCCAGTGGAGGTAAAGCTTGGTGATGAGATTTACTTACTTTATAGTCGTTCTTATCCCAAATATAGAGATTCACTGTTTCGACAATGTTATAAGTGGAGTGGAACCATCAAACGTCAAGGTCACGTAATCAATGTTTTTCATCAAAGTATGGAAGGTGGGGAGTAG
- a CDS encoding iron-containing redox enzyme family protein: protein MNYSKKLFLYNRSILDTDSYQELLEIENSWISEIFDSIKSKTKIIKSKTEFQEAFDHLLLEERNAPSEDADYISTQISFDEFLIIIQEFAVDGLTEAQAFFPIIPRLPITAQMPILRVLIDEFGCGNFQQAHSSLYNQLLSELGLPTTIESYLDILNPESYAFLNIFYWLTKRAPDVEYFLGALAYLESMIPFAFKCFANACQRFNIVNSKYYTEHIHIDYFHAKDTLRALWEVETAIGLDYTKAWTGVQIASFITAQAFDAALKKAKKKLVAL, encoded by the coding sequence ATGAATTACAGTAAAAAGCTGTTTCTATATAACCGTAGCATTTTAGATACAGATTCTTACCAAGAACTGCTGGAAATTGAAAATTCATGGATATCTGAAATTTTTGACTCTATTAAAAGTAAAACAAAAATAATTAAATCAAAAACAGAATTTCAAGAAGCATTCGATCACCTCCTTTTGGAAGAACGTAACGCACCTTCAGAAGATGCTGATTATATATCAACTCAGATAAGTTTTGATGAATTTCTGATAATTATCCAGGAGTTTGCTGTTGATGGCCTTACTGAAGCTCAAGCATTTTTCCCTATCATTCCTAGACTTCCTATCACAGCCCAAATGCCTATTTTAAGAGTGTTAATTGATGAATTTGGTTGTGGTAATTTTCAGCAAGCACACTCTAGTCTTTATAATCAGTTGCTGTCTGAGTTAGGACTACCTACCACTATTGAAAGCTATCTAGATATTTTAAATCCTGAAAGCTATGCTTTCTTGAATATATTCTACTGGCTAACAAAGAGAGCGCCAGATGTCGAATATTTTCTAGGGGCTTTAGCATACTTAGAAAGTATGATTCCTTTTGCTTTTAAGTGCTTTGCAAACGCCTGCCAGAGATTCAATATCGTTAACAGTAAATATTATACGGAGCATATTCACATTGACTATTTTCACGCAAAGGATACATTGCGGGCACTATGGGAAGTAGAGACAGCTATTGGTCTTGATTATACAAAAGCCTGGACAGGCGTCCAGATAGCAAGTTTCATTACTGCACAGGCTTTTGATGCCGCTTTAAAAAAAGCAAAAAAAAAATTAGTGGCTCTGTAG
- a CDS encoding cysteine desulfurase-like protein, with the protein MLAFDIAWVRAQFPALTQQTKESATIFFDGPGGTQTPQQVIDAISDYLRYKNANTHGAFNRSVRTDEIIVSARSAMAQFLGCDKDEVVFGSNMTSLTFALSRAIGRQLHLGDEIIVTRLDHDANFTPWLALEEHGVVVRVVDIHVEDCTLDMTNLVQQLNERTRLVAVGYASNAVGTINDVAEVARLAHAFGAMVFVDAVHYAPHGPIDVQTIDCDFLVCSPYKFFGPHLGVLYGKREHLTRLRPYKVRPASDQIPECWETGTQNHEAIAGTIATIDYIAELGRRVAPTAIDYRKQLLAAMEAIRRYERELCEQLVTGLLKIPDLTLYGIRDIAGFAWRTPTIGVRLAGYTPCELAQILSERGICTWDGNHYAINLTERLGIESSGGLLRIGLVHYNSAFEVEFFLEQLYEISSRRSRYSVKIAGLAQ; encoded by the coding sequence ATGCTAGCTTTTGACATTGCGTGGGTACGTGCCCAATTTCCAGCACTTACACAACAAACCAAAGAATCAGCAACTATTTTCTTTGATGGTCCAGGTGGAACACAAACACCTCAACAGGTTATTGATGCTATAAGCGACTATCTGAGATATAAAAACGCCAATACTCACGGTGCGTTTAACAGGAGTGTACGAACTGACGAAATAATTGTCTCAGCTCGTTCTGCAATGGCTCAGTTTCTTGGATGTGACAAAGATGAAGTTGTGTTTGGTTCCAACATGACTTCCCTAACCTTTGCTTTGAGTCGGGCAATTGGTCGTCAGTTGCATTTAGGAGACGAAATCATTGTTACCCGGTTGGATCACGATGCCAACTTCACCCCTTGGCTAGCCCTAGAAGAGCATGGTGTCGTAGTTCGTGTTGTAGATATTCATGTTGAAGATTGCACACTGGATATGACTAATCTGGTACAGCAACTCAATGAGCGTACTCGGCTAGTTGCGGTAGGCTACGCTTCCAATGCTGTCGGAACTATCAACGATGTGGCTGAGGTAGCACGGCTAGCCCATGCTTTTGGTGCAATGGTCTTCGTTGATGCTGTCCATTATGCACCACATGGACCGATTGATGTGCAGACGATTGACTGCGACTTTCTAGTCTGTTCGCCGTACAAGTTCTTCGGACCACATCTGGGTGTTCTCTATGGTAAACGTGAACATCTCACTCGTTTACGTCCTTACAAAGTTCGACCAGCTTCAGATCAGATCCCTGAGTGTTGGGAAACTGGAACACAGAACCACGAGGCAATTGCTGGCACTATAGCTACCATTGACTACATAGCTGAACTAGGTCGCCGTGTTGCTCCCACTGCTATAGATTACCGCAAACAGCTGCTAGCAGCTATGGAAGCGATCCGTCGCTACGAAAGGGAACTTTGTGAGCAGCTGGTTACTGGACTGCTGAAGATTCCTGATTTAACTCTCTATGGTATACGCGATATAGCTGGCTTTGCCTGGCGCACACCAACAATTGGAGTTCGTTTAGCAGGTTATACTCCATGTGAGCTAGCCCAAATATTATCTGAGCGTGGTATCTGCACCTGGGATGGTAACCATTATGCAATCAACCTCACTGAGCGGCTAGGAATTGAATCAAGTGGTGGTCTATTACGCATTGGATTAGTGCACTATAACAGTGCTTTTGAAGTTGAGTTTTTCCTAGAACAACTCTATGAAATTAGCAGTCGTAGGTCTAGATATAGCGTTAAGATAGCTGGGTTAGCTCAATAA